The sequence below is a genomic window from Pleurocapsa sp. PCC 7327.
ACCTGAAGGAGCGAATAGGTTAGTCTTCGACTTAGCCTATTTAACTTAATTTTTATTTTATAAATAAAATCTTCAATTCATTACCAAAACAAAATAAACTAAAATTCTATACTTATCGAAAATTGTGTATAAGGAACATTAGGAAAGTCTAGAAACGTCTATAAACATCACAGAAGAAACTTCATTCGCTATTGCGATCGGTCGAGTCAAAATTTTTCTAGATTTATTTGGTAGGACACAAGTATTAATGAAAGCGTTTAACCCCCAAGACTTCCATATTCTTATTGTAGATGGCACTAGCGATAATGATAATCTTCAGCCGACGATCGCCAGGTTGGCAGCAACGGGGTACGACATATCTTTTGTGGCTAACGAACAGGAAGCGCTAGAGGCAATTAAACAGCTCCAACCAGATTTAATTCTTTTCAATCTCACCAAGCAGGATGCAAACCCGCTAGAAATAGGCAAAACCCTACATGCCCATTCTGAGTATGCTCGAATTCCTAAGCTTTTTCTGACCGCTAATCGGGAACAAGAGGCATTGCTCGAAACGCTCGATAGCGGCATGGTCGATTCCTTGAGCCAACCATCCAACGAGTTAGAAGTGCTGGCTTGCATTAGAACCCATTTGAAATTAAAACGAAATTGGGATGAATTGCAGAAAGCTTATTCGGAATTGGAAAAATTAGTCAACACCGATCCTTTAACAGGCGTGGCGAATCGTCGCGCTCTATTAGCGTTTGGAGAGAGAGAATTCAACCGCGCCAAGCGATATGCCCATCCCTTTTCAGTTTTAGCGATCGATATCGATCGCTTCAAACAAATCAACGACACCTACGGACACGATATCGGCGATCGCGTTTTGATTGCCATGTCAAGATCGATTACGCAATACCTTCGCCAAGTTGATTGTTTTGGGCGATTTGGCGGAGAAGAATTTTTAGTCTTTTTGCCGGAAACAGAAGAACTTCAAGCGACAAAAGTTGCCGAACGCATACGCAAAAGAATCGCCAAAAACTCCCTCCAAGTTGCCGAACAAACCGTAACCATAACTATCAGCATCGGCATAGCGACTTATCAACCCGGCGACGGAACGCTCGATGCCATTATAAAACGCGCCGATCGCTCTCTCTATAGCGCTAAAGAACAAGGACGCAACCGAGTAGGGATTAGTGTTCCCGTCGTCTCATCTTCTTGTAGCTGTCAATCGAAGTCGGAATTAAGAAGTATTTCTTAATTGCAAGCTATCAAACTTAATTGCAAGCTATCAAAACCTAAGCCGAGCAGGCAACGCGACAACCGATATCGATACATAGTGCCATCCATGCAATTGCATCGGTTAGCGCTCCCTCAAAGTTATCTCGTTTCTCTTTAATCTTGCTACAGATGGGGAGAGCGGGGGAGAGATTTGTAGCAAGGATTGGGATAATTAATATTATTGTGCCAATAGTTTCGATCGCCTCGAATTCAAATGCAGACAGGTTGGACATGAGGACGACAGCCAAAAAACGCTTTCCCCATTATCAAACCACAGGTTGGTTCATCTGTCGTCGCACGAGAGCATTTTCTAAAACTTGCTCGATGCGATCGCACAGGATAAATTCCATCTTTTCCCGTGCGTCTTGCGGCACTTCTGCCAAATCTTTTTCGTTCTGTTTGGGTAAAATGATACGAGTAATCCCAGCTCGGCGAGCAGCTAACACTTTTTCTCGGACTCCGCCGATGGGTAGAACTTCGCCGCTGAGGTCGATTTCTCCAGTCATAGCAGTATCGGTGCGAACGGGTTGGTTGGTTAGCAAAGACGCGATCGCAACTACCATCGTCACTCCGGCTGACGGACCATCTTTGGGAATTGCACCCGCCGGAACGTGGAGATGCAAACCGTTGCTCTTGAAGGCGCTAACGTCAATTCCGAGCGCGTCCGCATTAGACCAGATGTAGGAATAAGCCAGTTTAGCGGATTCTTGCATGACTTCCCCAAGCTGACCCGTTAGAGTCAAATCTTTCCCTTGAGGCAGTAAAACCGCTTCGACAAAAAGGATTTCTCCGCCTTGCACGGTCCAAGCTAAACCCGTCGCTACCCCTGGCCGGCTGACTTTGCGCTTCTCTTCTCGCCAAAAATGCGGCGGACCGAGCAGTTCTTCGAGTTGTTCGGGATGAACGATAGTCGGCCTGGTTTCGCCGCTGGCATAGCGGACGGCAACTTTGCGACACAGCGTTCCTAATTGCTGTTCGAGCTTGCGTACCCCAGCTTCGCGGGTGTAGAGTTCGATTATTTGACGCAGCGTTTCTGTCGAAAGCTGTACGGCATTCGCTGGCAGTCCTGCCTTTTCGATTTGTCTGGGCAAGAGATATTGCTCGGCGATCGCCAGTTTTTCCTCTTCAGAATAACCGGACAGTTCGATAATTTCTAGCCGATCGAGCAAGGGTGCAGGCACGCGAGACAAATCGTTAGCCGTACCGATAAAGAGGATTTGAGACAGGTCGAAGTCCAAATCGAGGTAGAGATCGCGGAAAC
It includes:
- a CDS encoding diguanylate cyclase gives rise to the protein MKAFNPQDFHILIVDGTSDNDNLQPTIARLAATGYDISFVANEQEALEAIKQLQPDLILFNLTKQDANPLEIGKTLHAHSEYARIPKLFLTANREQEALLETLDSGMVDSLSQPSNELEVLACIRTHLKLKRNWDELQKAYSELEKLVNTDPLTGVANRRALLAFGEREFNRAKRYAHPFSVLAIDIDRFKQINDTYGHDIGDRVLIAMSRSITQYLRQVDCFGRFGGEEFLVFLPETEELQATKVAERIRKRIAKNSLQVAEQTVTITISIGIATYQPGDGTLDAIIKRADRSLYSAKEQGRNRVGISVPVVSSSCSCQSKSELRSIS